The Spirosoma foliorum genome has a window encoding:
- a CDS encoding PVC-type heme-binding CxxCH protein, giving the protein MNKFRLLISCLFVGLALPNPYSQAQAPKAKLAAATAQDAEKVDREYALEASMLGYFSKDGARNPTLKANKGDRVRITITDAEQMTHDIALEKLGLKSKSINDKGASTSITFTADKSDTYYCTVPGHRAAGMVGNFEVVEGNVNDVAIAGQIPSKNGQPLNLNFETGTLKDWTATGDAFANPLVDQDPSPVHEKDMTIGFAGKYFLSSGGTTNYKLTGTLTSVPFTVTQPFAAFRVSGGALQDTRVEIVQASTNKVIFHSTGQGRATLQPVVVDLKPYLNQEIFIRIIDNETGISQIPYIANDKWAHINFDEFLFYPTRPTFPNELQQKDIIILPPLDPVLHAGLSGTEAAKVMTLPNGFKISLAAAEPDIVKPICFTIDWRGRLWVVEGHTYPVPAPEGQGRDRILIFEDTNGDGTLDKKKVFAEGLNLVSGIEVGMGGVWLGAAPYLLFIPTDFKTDTPTGAPQKLLDGWGTQDTHEVLNSFRWGPDGWLYGTHGVFTHSNVGKPGAPDSERTKLNAGVWRFHPTTQKFELFAEGTSNPWGLDFNDYGHAFVTACVIPHMYQMIQGGRYFRQAGKHFNPYTYDDIKTHADHVHWLGERGPHAGNFRSASAGGGHAHSGAMIYLGGDSWPKEYRNDIFMNNINGARLNHDHPVREGSGYLVTHQPDFLVMNDSWSQWLNMKYDPSGSVFAIDWYDKNQCHSPNPDVHNKTMGRIFKITHENDKWVQVDLAKASDMGLVNYQLHPNEWYVRQARLLLQERGPNKKVHKALKEILAKNPDATRKLRALWALHVTKGLTEKELTDLLSNESDYVRSWAIQLLAEGKSVSPETLKRFAELAKTDNSALVRLYLSSAMLRLDPNQRWDVLDALVQKSEDKEDHNLPLLVWYAAEPLSAVDAKRALQMAEKAKLPKLLPYTVQRIGALGTEDSKKLLKELNDRVGKLEHSHETHELQSLIAKTLEE; this is encoded by the coding sequence GGGGCTCGTAACCCAACCCTAAAAGCTAACAAAGGCGATCGGGTTCGAATTACTATTACCGATGCCGAGCAAATGACGCATGATATCGCGCTTGAGAAACTCGGCCTGAAAAGTAAATCGATCAATGATAAGGGTGCCAGCACCAGCATTACATTCACCGCCGATAAAAGCGACACCTATTATTGTACGGTTCCCGGCCACCGGGCTGCCGGTATGGTGGGCAACTTCGAGGTAGTGGAAGGCAACGTTAACGATGTCGCCATTGCTGGTCAGATTCCCTCGAAAAATGGCCAGCCGCTGAACCTTAACTTCGAGACAGGGACGCTGAAAGACTGGACGGCCACTGGTGATGCGTTTGCCAACCCGCTTGTTGATCAGGATCCTTCGCCCGTTCACGAAAAAGACATGACCATCGGCTTTGCCGGAAAGTACTTCCTGAGCAGTGGCGGTACCACCAATTATAAACTGACCGGGACATTAACGTCTGTTCCGTTCACAGTCACGCAGCCGTTTGCCGCCTTTCGGGTTTCGGGCGGTGCCTTGCAGGACACGCGGGTAGAAATCGTGCAGGCAAGTACAAATAAAGTCATTTTTCATAGCACCGGGCAGGGGAGAGCTACGCTTCAACCCGTTGTCGTTGATCTGAAACCGTATCTAAATCAGGAAATCTTCATTCGGATTATCGACAACGAGACGGGGATTTCGCAAATTCCATACATTGCCAACGACAAATGGGCGCACATCAACTTCGATGAATTCCTGTTTTACCCCACCCGCCCGACCTTCCCGAACGAGCTACAACAGAAAGATATTATCATTCTGCCACCACTCGACCCAGTTCTTCACGCTGGTCTTTCGGGTACCGAAGCAGCCAAAGTGATGACCCTCCCCAACGGCTTTAAAATTTCGCTGGCGGCTGCTGAACCAGATATTGTGAAACCCATCTGTTTCACCATCGACTGGCGTGGCCGACTTTGGGTGGTTGAGGGACATACGTACCCTGTTCCGGCACCGGAAGGGCAGGGGAGAGACCGCATCCTGATTTTTGAAGACACCAATGGCGACGGAACCCTGGATAAGAAGAAAGTCTTTGCCGAAGGCTTGAATCTGGTCAGTGGCATCGAGGTAGGCATGGGTGGTGTGTGGCTCGGTGCGGCACCTTATCTGTTGTTTATTCCCACTGATTTTAAAACCGATACCCCAACCGGTGCACCCCAAAAATTGCTCGATGGCTGGGGTACGCAGGATACCCACGAAGTCCTCAATAGCTTCCGATGGGGACCCGATGGCTGGTTATATGGTACGCATGGCGTGTTTACCCACTCGAATGTCGGTAAGCCGGGTGCACCCGATTCAGAACGGACAAAACTGAACGCGGGTGTCTGGCGGTTTCATCCTACGACACAGAAATTCGAGTTGTTTGCCGAAGGAACCAGTAACCCCTGGGGGCTGGATTTCAATGATTACGGTCATGCCTTCGTGACGGCCTGTGTAATTCCGCATATGTATCAGATGATTCAGGGCGGACGCTATTTCCGGCAGGCAGGTAAACATTTCAATCCCTACACCTACGACGACATCAAAACCCACGCCGATCACGTGCACTGGCTGGGCGAACGGGGGCCACACGCGGGTAATTTCCGGTCGGCTTCGGCGGGTGGTGGACATGCCCATTCGGGAGCGATGATTTATCTGGGTGGTGATTCGTGGCCGAAAGAATATCGTAACGATATTTTCATGAACAACATCAACGGGGCTCGCCTGAATCATGACCATCCTGTTCGCGAGGGGTCGGGTTATCTGGTCACGCACCAACCCGATTTTCTGGTCATGAACGATTCCTGGTCGCAATGGCTGAACATGAAATACGACCCAAGCGGTTCGGTATTTGCCATCGACTGGTACGACAAGAACCAATGCCATAGTCCGAACCCCGACGTACATAACAAAACGATGGGCCGGATTTTCAAGATCACGCACGAAAACGACAAATGGGTACAGGTCGATCTGGCGAAGGCATCGGATATGGGGTTGGTGAATTACCAACTGCATCCGAACGAATGGTATGTTCGGCAGGCCCGACTACTCTTGCAGGAGCGTGGCCCGAATAAAAAAGTGCATAAAGCGCTGAAAGAAATTCTGGCAAAAAATCCCGATGCAACCCGTAAACTTCGGGCACTTTGGGCGCTTCATGTCACGAAAGGATTGACCGAAAAAGAACTGACGGACTTACTGTCGAACGAAAGTGACTACGTCCGAAGTTGGGCGATTCAGTTATTGGCGGAGGGTAAAAGCGTTTCGCCCGAAACCCTGAAACGCTTTGCAGAGTTGGCCAAAACGGATAATTCAGCCCTTGTTCGGCTTTATCTGAGTTCGGCCATGCTTCGTCTGGACCCCAATCAGCGGTGGGATGTGCTGGATGCGCTTGTTCAGAAATCGGAAGATAAAGAGGATCATAACCTGCCCCTGCTTGTGTGGTATGCCGCCGAACCACTGTCGGCCGTCGATGCGAAACGCGCCCTCCAAATGGCCGAAAAGGCGAAATTACCCAAATTGTTACCTTATACAGTTCAGCGAATAGGTGCTCTGGGTACCGAGGATTCGAAGAAATTGCTCAAAGAGTTGAATGACCGCGTCGGTAAGCTGGAACATTCGCACGAAACGCACGAACTTCAGTCGTTGATCGCCAAGACGCTGGAGGAATAG